ATTATGGATCGGATCAATCCTCATGCTAATTGTTATTTACCTTGATCCGGAAATCAATTTTGAACGCCGTCTTTCAAGATATCTGCCTGCGGATCCAAGGTTTATTGGATTCTCACTGGTAGCTGCAGTTCAAGCGGTGGCATTAGCTCTTGTTTTACAGCACGGATTGCATCTGGTGGTGAAGAATGTTTTCATGTTTTATGTCGTGTGCATTCTGATTGCTTTATGCTTCACCGCCATTGTGGATTTTTTGATCGCGAACCTCAAGGATGTTGGCAAGTTTTTGGCACTTTTTTTACTGATCCTTCAGCTTACCGCTTGCGGAGGAACCTTCCCACTGGAGCTTGTACCACAATTCTTTGATATCGCATATCCATATTTACCAATGACATACGCAATCAATGCACTTAAAGAAGTAATATCCGGTGTCAACTACAGCTTTCTGTATGAGAATCTGTCTATATTGGGAGGCATCACAGTTGTAATTTTTGCAGTAAATCTACTGCTGAGCATCAGAGCAACGAAAAAGCAAAGGGAAAAATCCGCTGTTGAAATGACCGTTGTTTCATAGACAGGAGGTCATCTTCTTTCAATAATCGAAGGGGCCGTTGCAGAACGAATGAAAGTAAATTCGTCTGTAACAGCCCCATATAATTCTATAGCCGAATAATTGTAGATTAGGATTGGGAGGTTGCCATCTTCCTGTAGCTCTCATAACGTTCAGCAGCATGTTGTTCCGCCAAGCTAAACATGTCTTCGGCAATCTCAGGGAAAACGTTTTTCAAAGAAGCATAACGGATCTCGCTTTCCAGGAATTCTTTAAAGTTTCCTTTGGGTTCTTTGGAATCTAGGATAAACGGATTTTTACCCTGCTGCTTAAGATCCGGATTGTACCTGTAAAGATGCCAGTATCCTGCCTCTACTGCTTTTTTTTGCTGGGCCAGGCTCATCCCCATCCCGTTCTTAAGACCATGATTGAAGCAGGTGGAATAGGCAATGATCAGGGACGGTCCGTGATATCTTTCAGCCTCTGTAATCGCTTTGATCGTCTGCATCATATTCGCTCCCATTGCAATCTGGGCGACGTAAACATAGCCATAGGATATCGCCATCATGCCAAGGTCCTTTTTCCGGATCTTTTTGCCTGCGGCGGCAAACTTGGCAATCGCGGCTGTCGGGGTCGCTTTGGAGGACTGCCCGCCTGTATTGGAATAGACCTCCGTATCCATTACAAACAGGTTGACATCGTCCCCGCTGGCCAGGACATGATCGACACCATTATAGCCGATATCATACGCCCAGCCGTCCCCGCCGATTGCCCAAACTGAGCGTTTGACGAGATAGTCCTTTCTCTTCAGTATTTCACGGATGACAGGAAGACCCAAGGCAGCGTTGCCGTTCAATACCTGAAGCACTTTGGCGGAAGCGGTCAGCGACCTTTCCCCGTCCTGGTACGCATCGAGCCATTCTCTGAAAGCTGTCTTGATTTCTTCGGACAGCTCCATCGCCAGGGCTTCCTGCATCAGGGCAGAAATTCTTTCTCTGATCTGCAAAGCGCCGAGGTACATGCCGTATCCGTACTCCGCGTTATTTTCAAAAAGTGAGTTGGCCCAGGCCGGTCCTCTGCCCTCGGCATTGGTCGTATACGGGATGGAAGGGTAACTTCCTCCCCAAATTGAGGAACAGCCTGTCGCATTCGCGATCATCATACGTTCCCCGAAGAGCTGCGTCAGCAGTTTGACATACGGCGTTTCCCCGCAGCCCGGGCAGGCACCGTTAAACTCCAGCAGCGGACGGATAAACTGGCTTCCTTTTAAGGTATTGCGGTCCATACGGTCTTCCTTGGGCCGGATGGATAACGCATATTCCCAGTTTTCCGCTTCCATTTCGATTTCGTGTTCGGCTGGTTTCATGATTAATGCTTTTCCCGGAGCAGGACAAATGTCGGCACAGTTCATACAGCCTGTACAGTCCAGAGGGGCAATCTGTATACGGTAATGCAGGCCCTCCAGTCCTTTTCCGGCAGCTTCCTTCGTTATAAATGTCTCCGGTGCCTGGGCTTTTTCCTGATCATCCAATAAAAAGGGTCTGACCGTCGCATGCGGACAAATATAGGCGCACTGATTACACTGAATACATTTGTCTATCTGCCATTCTGGAATCTGGACTGCAATACCGCGTTTTTCATAGGCTGTTGTCCCGAGAGGCGTACTCCCGTCCTCCATCCCCAAAAAGGTACTGACAGGAAGCTCATCTCCCTCAGAGCGCGCAATCGGCCGCTGAATTTTCTTGATAAATTCGGGTTCTTCTTTGAGCTCCGTTTTTTGATCCTGGGCACTCTCCCAGGAAGCAGGCGCCTCAATACGGATAAGCCGGCTGATGCCTTGATCTACGGCGGCTTTGTTCATTTCAACGATCTTCTGCCCTTTCCGGCCGTAGGTTTTTTCAATCGAATTTTTCAGATACCGGACGGCATCTTCAATCGGTATGACATTCGCCAGCTTAAAGAATGCGGCCTGCATCACCATATTGATCCGTCCGCCCAGGCCAATCTGCGAAGCAATATCAATTGCGTCTATGACATAGAAATGGATGTTGTTTTGAAAGATCGTTTTCTTCAGGTATGCCGGAAGATGCTCTTCAAGTTCATCAAGGCTCTTCCACGGGCAATTCAAAACAAAAGTGCCATTTTTTTTGATTCCTTTCAGGAGATCATAATGGTAAATGAACGATTGATTATGGCAGGCAATGTAATCCGCGCTGAAGACCAAATAGCGGGACTTAATCGGACTTCTGCCGAATCTGAGGTGGGAAACCGTTGTCCCTCCTGATTTTTTGCTGTCATAGGAAAAATAGGCCTGGGCGTTAAGGTCGGTATTGTCCCCTATAATCTTTACCGCCGATTTGTTTGCCCCGACAGTCCCATCGGAACCAAGCCCCCAGAACTTGCAATTGATGGTCCCTTCCGGGGTTGTATCCAGCCATTCGCCCTCCGGTAAAGAAGTACCGGAGACATCATCCACAATCCCGATGGTAAAATGATTTTTTGGTTTGTCCTGTTTCAGATTCTGGTATATCGCCAGGATCTGAGAAGGCGTTGTGTCTTTGGATCCTAGCCCATACCTCCCCCCCACGATAACCGGCTGATAGGCTATTTGTTCCGGAGTCCCATCCGAGGTGTGCCTGAATAATTCTAGAATATCGAGGTAGAGCGGTTCGCCTAATGCTCCCGGCTCCTTGGTACGGTCCAAAACCGCAATTTTTTTGACGGAAGCGGGTAATACATTAAAGAAATATTTTGCCGAGAATGGCCGGTAAAGATGAACGATCACCATCCCGACCTTTTCCCCTCTCTTCTGCAGAACGTCAATCGTCTCTTCAACCGTGTCACAGACTGACCCCATTGCCACAATGACATTTTCAGCATCCGGTACTCCGTAATAATTAAAAGGGTGATAGACCCGTCCTGAAATTCTTTCTATTTCCCGCAGATAGCCTTCTACAATATCCGGGACCTTCTCATAAAACGGATTGGAAACCTCCCTGAACTGAAAGTAGACATCCGGATTCTGCGTTGATCCTTTTACAACGGGGTGTTCAGGACATAAGGAATGATCCCTGAAATCCTGAAGCGCCTGATGGTCTACAATTTCTCGGATCTCTTCCTGTTCAATTAAGCTGATTTTTTGATACTCATGCGATGTACGAAATCCGTCAAAGAAATGAAGAAACGGAATTCTGGATTGGATTGCACTTAGATGAGCGACATATCCCAAATCATGTGCTTCCTGGACGTTAGTTGATGCCAACAGCGCAAAACCTGTCTGCCTGCAGGCCATGACATCCTGATGGT
This genomic stretch from Dehalobacter restrictus DSM 9455 harbors:
- the nifJ gene encoding pyruvate:ferredoxin (flavodoxin) oxidoreductase, translated to MPMKTATMDGNEAAALASYALTEVAAIFPITPSSPMAEGIDEWSAHGKKNIFGQPVKVVEMESEAGAAGAVHGSLASGALTTTYTASQGLLLMIPNMYKLAGELLPAVFHVSARALATHALSIFGDHQDVMACRQTGFALLASTNVQEAHDLGYVAHLSAIQSRIPFLHFFDGFRTSHEYQKISLIEQEEIREIVDHQALQDFRDHSLCPEHPVVKGSTQNPDVYFQFREVSNPFYEKVPDIVEGYLREIERISGRVYHPFNYYGVPDAENVIVAMGSVCDTVEETIDVLQKRGEKVGMVIVHLYRPFSAKYFFNVLPASVKKIAVLDRTKEPGALGEPLYLDILELFRHTSDGTPEQIAYQPVIVGGRYGLGSKDTTPSQILAIYQNLKQDKPKNHFTIGIVDDVSGTSLPEGEWLDTTPEGTINCKFWGLGSDGTVGANKSAVKIIGDNTDLNAQAYFSYDSKKSGGTTVSHLRFGRSPIKSRYLVFSADYIACHNQSFIYHYDLLKGIKKNGTFVLNCPWKSLDELEEHLPAYLKKTIFQNNIHFYVIDAIDIASQIGLGGRINMVMQAAFFKLANVIPIEDAVRYLKNSIEKTYGRKGQKIVEMNKAAVDQGISRLIRIEAPASWESAQDQKTELKEEPEFIKKIQRPIARSEGDELPVSTFLGMEDGSTPLGTTAYEKRGIAVQIPEWQIDKCIQCNQCAYICPHATVRPFLLDDQEKAQAPETFITKEAAGKGLEGLHYRIQIAPLDCTGCMNCADICPAPGKALIMKPAEHEIEMEAENWEYALSIRPKEDRMDRNTLKGSQFIRPLLEFNGACPGCGETPYVKLLTQLFGERMMIANATGCSSIWGGSYPSIPYTTNAEGRGPAWANSLFENNAEYGYGMYLGALQIRERISALMQEALAMELSEEIKTAFREWLDAYQDGERSLTASAKVLQVLNGNAALGLPVIREILKRKDYLVKRSVWAIGGDGWAYDIGYNGVDHVLASGDDVNLFVMDTEVYSNTGGQSSKATPTAAIAKFAAAGKKIRKKDLGMMAISYGYVYVAQIAMGANMMQTIKAITEAERYHGPSLIIAYSTCFNHGLKNGMGMSLAQQKKAVEAGYWHLYRYNPDLKQQGKNPFILDSKEPKGNFKEFLESEIRYASLKNVFPEIAEDMFSLAEQHAAERYESYRKMATSQS
- a CDS encoding YhgE/Pip family protein; its protein translation is MNDGIALIDSKSKELMNGATQLASGANQLGTGLNQLSGGVGQLAEGSAELAAVYPQLNSGIQTAAMDIAAAAQGSSELNASAAKFPDGEQRLLNGSQTLNDGINEAKTAVADSITTANDKTANLSGLDTYAATPVALNQLSIDPVPNYGTAFSPYFISLSLWIGSILMLIVIYLDPEINFERRLSRYLPADPRFIGFSLVAAVQAVALALVLQHGLHLVVKNVFMFYVVCILIALCFTAIVDFLIANLKDVGKFLALFLLILQLTACGGTFPLELVPQFFDIAYPYLPMTYAINALKEVISGVNYSFLYENLSILGGITVVIFAVNLLLSIRATKKQREKSAVEMTVVS